A single genomic interval of Natronolimnobius sp. AArcel1 harbors:
- the gfo6 gene encoding D-xylose 1-dehydrogenase Gfo6, whose translation MALEDAFTAFTNRDWETESVDETVRIAIVGTGGFARNRALPAIADSDYCRATALVTGSPDSARSLAEEFDVNHVISYDAFRDGTHAESYDAAYIATPNGTHGDYAVAAAEHGIHVLCEKPLETTVKRTREILEACSDAGVTLMTAYRLQTEPAVRRTRELIREGVIGECVQVQGGFSHPLLEYTSPDTWRLDPDLAGGGALVDLGVYPLNTIRFLLECDPTGIYATTHSSGGPFADVDEHVAFQLEFPTGATASCTASFDAHAHSRLEIIGTDGIILIASPFGGVVPQDMVVESGDMRMEYTGPPVDEVREEFDYFGYCVLTGTDPEPDGRDGLTDLYAIEAAYESAETGRRVDLETAPLEAVD comes from the coding sequence ACGGCGTTTACCAACCGTGATTGGGAGACAGAGTCGGTCGATGAAACAGTTCGAATTGCGATCGTCGGAACGGGTGGATTCGCTCGCAACCGGGCGCTCCCGGCGATTGCAGACAGCGACTACTGCCGAGCAACGGCGCTCGTCACCGGCTCGCCCGACAGCGCCCGCTCACTCGCCGAGGAGTTCGACGTCAATCACGTCATCAGCTACGATGCGTTCCGTGACGGCACCCACGCGGAGTCCTACGACGCGGCCTACATCGCAACGCCGAACGGTACCCACGGCGACTACGCCGTCGCTGCCGCCGAACACGGGATTCACGTCCTCTGTGAGAAGCCACTCGAGACGACGGTCAAGCGCACGCGAGAGATTCTCGAGGCCTGTTCGGACGCCGGTGTGACGCTCATGACGGCGTATCGGCTCCAGACGGAACCGGCAGTCAGGCGGACGCGCGAACTCATTCGTGAGGGTGTCATCGGCGAATGCGTCCAGGTACAGGGTGGGTTCTCACACCCGCTACTCGAGTACACGAGCCCCGACACCTGGCGATTGGATCCCGACCTCGCGGGCGGCGGCGCGCTGGTCGACCTCGGCGTTTACCCGCTCAATACCATCCGCTTTCTGCTCGAGTGCGATCCGACTGGCATCTATGCGACGACGCACTCAAGTGGCGGCCCCTTCGCAGACGTCGATGAACACGTTGCATTCCAACTCGAGTTCCCCACGGGGGCAACGGCGTCGTGTACGGCGAGTTTCGACGCCCACGCCCACAGCCGCCTCGAGATTATCGGCACCGACGGCATCATCTTGATCGCCTCGCCCTTTGGTGGCGTCGTCCCGCAGGACATGGTCGTCGAGAGCGGTGACATGCGCATGGAGTACACCGGCCCACCTGTCGACGAAGTTCGCGAGGAGTTCGATTACTTCGGCTACTGCGTGCTGACAGGCACAGACCCCGAGCCGGACGGCCGCGACGGCCTTACCGATCTGTACGCCATCGAAGCCGCTTACGAGTCCGCCGAAACGGGTCGACGTGTCGACCTCGAGACCGCTCCACTCGAGGCCGTCGACTGA
- a CDS encoding DUF2267 domain-containing protein: protein MGTDTSTSYTDFMGEVQHRIEAGTQAEAVRTTRAVLVTLGERVNEGGATDIASPLPMEVDRYLLAADHGQQFDFTEFVTRVHERLNYDDLDLESGYGRPGAIDESEATYRAKAVIALLEERVPGEDLANVASQLPDEFDDLFELADAEATPWEQG, encoded by the coding sequence ATGGGCACAGACACGAGCACGAGCTACACTGATTTCATGGGCGAGGTACAGCATCGCATCGAAGCCGGCACGCAGGCCGAAGCCGTTCGAACGACACGCGCGGTCCTCGTAACCCTCGGCGAACGGGTCAACGAGGGTGGCGCAACCGATATCGCGAGCCCGCTCCCGATGGAGGTCGACCGCTACCTGCTCGCGGCCGACCACGGCCAGCAGTTCGATTTCACTGAGTTCGTCACGCGCGTCCACGAGCGGCTGAACTACGATGATCTCGACCTCGAGTCAGGCTACGGACGACCGGGTGCAATCGACGAGTCGGAGGCAACCTACCGCGCCAAGGCGGTGATCGCGCTGCTCGAGGAACGTGTTCCGGGCGAAGACCTTGCAAACGTCGCAAGCCAACTGCCAGACGAGTTCGACGATCTGTTCGAACTGGCCGACGCCGAAGCGACGCCCTGGGAGCAAGGCTAA